The DNA segment AAAGCGAATGTACCTTTATCAGAAATGTTTGGATATGTAACAACATTGAGAACATTATCTTCAGGTAGAGCAACATCAACTATGGAATTTTCTCACTACGCTGAAACTCCTTCCAATATTTCAGAAGAAGTAATTAAAAAAGCAAAAGGAACCGTTTAATTCAAAACAACATGAGTCAAAAAATCAGAATAAAATTAAAATCTTACGATCACATGTTGGTTGATAAATCTTCAGAGAAGATCGTAAAAACTGTTAAGAGCACTGGAGCAGTAGTAACAGGTCCAATCCCGTTGCCAACTCACAAAAAAATCTTCACAGTACTTCGTTCTCCACACGTTAACAAAAAAGCGAGAGAGCAATTTGAAGTAATGTCATACAAAAGATTAATAGACATTTATTCTTCATCTTCAAAAACAATTGATGCTCTAATGAAATTAGAGTTGCCAAGTGGTGTAGAAGTAGAGATCAAGGTTTAAGTATCTTTCTTTTATAATAAAAAGAACATTGTTTAAGCGAAAATTATTTTTTTTGGTGATTCGGTAAATTTATTATACTTTTGCCGCACGAAAAAAATAGGATTCGCTTAAATGTGTTTTTTATAGTTTGTATTTAATAATTAATAAGTAATAATTATGTCTGGGTTAATTGGTAGAAAAATTGGCATGACTAGCATTTTCGATGAAAAAGGAAAAAACATTCCTTGTACAGTAATCGAAGCTGGACCATGCGTTGTTACCCAAGTCAGAACCAAAGAGGCTGACGGGTATGAAGCGTTGCAGCTTGGTTTCGATGACAAAAACGAGAAACATTCCACTAAAGCGGCCGTAGGTCACTTTAAAAAAGCTGGAACTGTGGCTAAGAAAAAAGTCGTTGAATTCAAGTACTTCGAAGAACAGTATAAATTAGGTACAGTCTTGACTGTAGACCTATTTGAAGAAGGTGAATATGTAGATGTTCAAGGTGTTTCAAAAGGAAAAGGTTTTCAAGGGGTTGTTAAACGTCACGGTTTTGGTGGAGTTGGACAAGCTACCCACGGTCAACACAATCGTTTAAGAGCTCCTGGATCTGTAGGTGCTTCATCTTATCCTTCTAGAGTATTCAAAGGAATGCGTATGGCAGGAAGAATGGGAACTGATAACGTAACAGTACAAAACTTAGTTGTTTTGAAAGTTGTTGCAGAGAAGAACCTACTTTTAGTAAAAGGATGTGTTCCAGGACACACTAACTCTTATGTAATCATACAGAAGTAATGGAAGTAAAAGTTTTAAATTTCAACGGAAAAGAAACTGGCAGAACGATCACTCTTTCTGACGCAGTATTCGCAATAGAGCCTAATAATCACGCAGTATATCTTGACGTTAAGCAATATCTTGCTAACCAAAGACAAGGAACGCACAAAGCAAAAGAAAGAGCTGAAGTAGCGGGAAGTACTCGTAAGATTAAAAAACAAAAAGGAACAGGTACTGCCCGTGCAGGTAGTGCAAAGAATCCTTTATTCAAAGGTGGAGGTACAGTTTTTGGACCAAGACCAAGAAGTTATTCTTTCAAATTAAATAAAAATTTGAAACGTCTTGCTAGAAAATCAGCGTTTTCTATCAAAGCAAAAGAATCAAATATCATCGTTGTTGAAGACTTCAATTTTGAAACTCCAAACACTAAAAATTTCCTTAATGTATTGAAAGATTTAGGGTTAGAGAGTAAAAAATCTTTAATTGTATTGGGAGAGTCAAATAAAAATGTATATTTGTCCTCACGTAATTTAAAGACAGCTAAGGTCGTAAGTCATTTAGAATTAAGTACTTACGAGATACTTAACGCTTCAAGCTTGGTGCTTTTAGAAGGGTCTTTAGAAGGAATTGAAGAAAATTTAAGCAAATAAAAGATCATGAGCATCATAATTAAACCAATTATCACTGAAAAAGTGACCAAACAAAGTGAGCTTCTAAACCGTTTCGGTTTCGTTGTTGACAGAAAAGCTAACAAAGTACAAATTAAGAAAGCTGTTGAGGCTGCTTATGGTATTAATGTAGTTTCTGTAAACACGATGAACGTGAGACCAGATAGAACATCAAAATTCACTAAAAG comes from the Flavobacterium ardleyense genome and includes:
- the rplC gene encoding 50S ribosomal protein L3 — translated: MSGLIGRKIGMTSIFDEKGKNIPCTVIEAGPCVVTQVRTKEADGYEALQLGFDDKNEKHSTKAAVGHFKKAGTVAKKKVVEFKYFEEQYKLGTVLTVDLFEEGEYVDVQGVSKGKGFQGVVKRHGFGGVGQATHGQHNRLRAPGSVGASSYPSRVFKGMRMAGRMGTDNVTVQNLVVLKVVAEKNLLLVKGCVPGHTNSYVIIQK
- the rpsJ gene encoding 30S ribosomal protein S10 → MSQKIRIKLKSYDHMLVDKSSEKIVKTVKSTGAVVTGPIPLPTHKKIFTVLRSPHVNKKAREQFEVMSYKRLIDIYSSSSKTIDALMKLELPSGVEVEIKV
- the rplW gene encoding 50S ribosomal protein L23; the protein is MSIIIKPIITEKVTKQSELLNRFGFVVDRKANKVQIKKAVEAAYGINVVSVNTMNVRPDRTSKFTKSGLISGKTNAIKKAFVLVQEGETIDFYNNI
- the rplD gene encoding 50S ribosomal protein L4, coding for MEVKVLNFNGKETGRTITLSDAVFAIEPNNHAVYLDVKQYLANQRQGTHKAKERAEVAGSTRKIKKQKGTGTARAGSAKNPLFKGGGTVFGPRPRSYSFKLNKNLKRLARKSAFSIKAKESNIIVVEDFNFETPNTKNFLNVLKDLGLESKKSLIVLGESNKNVYLSSRNLKTAKVVSHLELSTYEILNASSLVLLEGSLEGIEENLSK